In Candidatus Dormiibacterota bacterium, the DNA window GCTGTTGGCCACTAAATGGTGGGAAGGGCTGGCTCACTACTGGCTGCTACCGATAATTATGTTTTTGTACATTTTTATCACCCTGCTTGCCAACTGGCCTGTACGCAGTAGATGGATGGCGCTTTTCCCTCCCTATGCTCTGTGCCAAACCCTTTTCTTCCCCGTACTGGGAATGTTCTATTTCTTCCAAGTGCGGCGGCAGACAGGCCGGCCAGCCCGTTTTAAGATCCGGCTCCGCCGGCAGAGATGGCAGCCCAAAACTGCCTAAACTAAGCCCTCTCCTTTAAGGAGGGGGCTTTAACTTTCTTGGTCATCATTGTCCTTATTTAGCGAAAGATATACAAGAGTGGCTAAAAGGGCCGCTAAAACCGATATTAAAATAACTATCCGTTTTTTCACTTGGCGCTCCTGACTTTGGCCTGAAGAGCAGAGGCTCGCTTCCCTAGGCCGTAGATGGAGTACACCGATAGGGCGATTGCCAGAATGTTAGCCGCGATGCCGATGGTTCTAATTAACCCCACCGAGGTGCCGGCACCCACCGCGGCCAGTAGCGGCCCCAGAAAACCGGTGCCGCACACTGCGCAGCCGGCGCCAATAATAGCCGCTGCCAAAGACAGGCCGCTTTTACCTCCCTCCCTGGCTGCTTCTCTGCCCACACCTACAAGCACATACCATAGAACCGCTGCGTTAACTCCGAAAAGAACCGAAAATGCCAATATTGTAGCTGCGCCCAGTGAATCGAAATTAGTAAACACTGAGCCGTAGCCGTTTAAGACGAACTGAACTTTTTCAATAAACGATAGATTGGGGCTGGCAAAAATGTAGGCCAGCAGGTTGAGGTTGAACACCCACAAAAGCACCCCTAGCGCTATAACGGCCATAACCAGTGCCGCGAGGCCGTACCGGCTGGCTAAAATTGTCAGCACCGCCCTCGCGCTAACTTTTATTTTTAGAAGTAACAAGCTCATAACTGCGAATCAATAATCGTTTTAAAAACTGAGAATGGCTGGGCGCCTACGACTTTCTGCGTACCTATGAAAAAGGTCGGTGTGCCGCTAATTCGGCTCTGGGCCTCGGTGTTATCGGCTTCAACTTGAGCGGCATACTTACCGCTTTCTAAACACTGATCAAAAGTATTCTGATTCAGTCCGATTTGTCCGGCAATCTGCTTTAAGCTCGTCTCGTTAATCCCGGATCGCTGTCGGCGAAAGGTTTCATCGTGATAAGCCGCAAACTGATTTTGCTCAGCCGCGCAGTACCAAGCCTGGCCGGCCAGTTTTGAGTTCGCGCCAATGTGCGTTTCTACCTTCAGCTGCAGTTTAGCCTTGCCGGTATCAAGATACTCCCTCTTTAGCTGTGGTTCGGTAGTCTCAAAAAAGCGCAGGCAAATCGGGCATTGCGGATCGCTGTATTCCAGGATTGTCACCTTGGCATTCGGATTACCAATGATAAGCTCGGGAGCAGATTCGGTCTTCTTGGTCTGCGGTTGTTGGGTAGTCGGCGCTGGCGTGGTCTGAGTGTTCTTGTCTTTGCTTGAACCTATCCATAAGTAAGCCCCTCCTATGGCCAGAGAAGCTGCTGTGAAAATGAATATGACAGTCCGCTTGCTCACTCGGCGTCGCCGCTGACAGACTCGGTCTCTTTTATGCGCTTGTTTATGCTAGAGATCGAATTTTTATTGTTGACTGGCTTTACAAAAATCACCCAATCCTGCCCCCACCAATGATTTTTAAGCCCGGCCTCTTCGCTCCAGCCTAAACGGCGATAGTAATCGGGCGCGATTTCTGTCCAAACCATAATTTTACTTACAGGCGGCTTTACGTACTGTTTTTCGAACTCATTCAAAAGAGCGCGGCCAATACCCTTCTTACGCGCGGCACCGTCTACATATATCGAGTAAACCAAGGCTACGCTATCATTATTAGGATTAGCGATAATGTAGCCCACTATCCGTCCGTTATCTTCAGCTACTAAAATCAGGCGCTGGCGCCTAATGATTGTGGTGAGTAGAGAGCGCTTGGAGTTGCGGGCTTTCAGCTGCTGTTTTACGTGCGGTGGATAAAAGCCGTAATCGTTTTCGATTGACTGGGCGGCCAGTTTACTGACTGCTGTTAAATCGCGTACTTTGGCCGGCCGGATCACTGGCGATACCTCGAGCAGTCAGTGGCAGGGGCAAGCGGGCTTTCTATCTGCTTAAGCCACTCGAGAACTTTATTTCTACCTGCAGCCATAGCGGTATAATGCGTGGCCGCAGGGCTTACAAACAGCTGCACACTGCGAGAACTATTGTTGCGGCAGAGTCTTTGGGTGAGTTGTAGCTGTGAATTCGGCAGTACTACGGTGTCTCGTTCGCCGCTAATTGTCAGCACCGGTGTTTTGGAGCTGTAGTCGCCGGCCAGGTTTTTTCTCATCAGCCGCTCAAACTCAGGTACCAGCAGCTCAAGCGTATCGCCCCTGGCCGCCTTAAGGAATTCCGGCTGGTAGACCTTATCGACCGTGGATTTATTGCCAAAACGGCCGGCCATAATCTCTACCTGGTCAATACACAGGCTTCTAGCGTCAGTCTCTAAGGTTTGGGCGTGAGGTTCCTGGAGCATATCCAAGGGCAGCGTGGGCAGTTCGTAATAATCACGATAGGCAGCCAGTAGGTAGGGCGGCAGCCAAGTAGCCGTGGCACCGCTAACGGCGTCTTTAACCAGCTTGCCTACATCTGCGGCCGGTACAAACCCGGCAATGGCATTAATATCAATCTCCTCAGCGTAATCACGCCTGATTTGGTCGGCCCACAGAGCGGCATGGCCTCCCTGGGAATAACCGGCCATTACGAAACCTTTGGGGTGAATGTACCCAGGGATTCTTTCGTCTTTCAGCTTCTGCATTGCCCGAGCGGTGTCTAGCATAATCCGCCCCTCAAATTCACCTACAAAGTAGGCTTGAATTCCGCCTGGCAAACGATTGTCGTAATCGGTTGTAGCAACAGCATAACCCTGGCCGGCATAAAAAGATAAATGATTGTCGTACCGGCTCCAGTTTTTACCCCTGGCCCGCTCGAGCGTTGGAGCGCATTCGGCTCCAGGGCCGGTTGTGCCTGGGCCAAATACAATCGCGTTGCCAAAGTAAGGCTGCTGCGGTATATAGAAGCGGCCTTTAATATTCACCTCTTTGCCGTTACGAGGATCTTGGCTGGTATAAGTGACTTCGTACTTTTCAATCGCGGTTTTAGCCGTCTGCACTCCAGTGGGGCCATATACCACGGCGGCCTCGGTATTAATAGCAGCTGCATTCAGTGTACCGGTATGTTTAAGCTCTACTATCTCCCCGCCTACCGGCTTAGGCTTTTTTAACTCGAATAAAGGCAGGCCGCTATCCTCACTTGTCTGCCCACCCCAACGCAGAACAGCAATAATCACCAGTAGCAGTACCAGCACAAAAAGGGATATTGAATATTTTCGTCTTGCTTTAGACTTCTTCATCTCTTGTAAATGAAAAGTCTCCTGATTATCCATAGATTAACCATACAATTGCTTATGGTTTTGTTCAAATTATTTACATAACAAAAACCGCTCCAAGTGGAGCGGCTCTGCTTAGTAGGCTTATTAGCCCTTCTTTAGAATCGGTAGGCCGGTGCGAGGGTTTTCCTGCACAATGTAGCCAGCTGGCAAAGCGTCTACGGCGTCGTTATCGCGTACGTCGCGGGCGAAGAAGTAAATGCGCTGAACGCGTCCGCCTTTAAGTGTTACGTCTTTGCCGTGCAGGAAATATTCCTGACCTTTCGAGTTTGTATGTGAGTAAGCCATGTGTAATCGACTCCTTTAATTAATCTTATCCCAGAGTAAGCTAAGCCTTACAGGTATGTCAACCCTTAAGTCATCAGGTGAGGCTTGCGCGCTACCCTTCCCTTCGCTACAATAACGCTAATGGTAATAAGTAGCGGAGAGTATACATGCATCAAATAGCCCCAGGCAGACAGTCTAAGAATTCAACCCTTAACACAGCTCTGGTCGTACTGCTGATAGTGGTTTCGGTTGTAGCAACTATTTATTTAGGAATGCGCATCTTAAGCACGTCTAACACCAGCAAGGCTATTAAGAGCAAGCAATACCAAGCGCTCTTCCTGACCAACGGACAGGTCTACTTTGGAAAATTAAAATCAGTCGACAGCAGCTACGTGAGGCTGAACGATATTTACTACCTGCAGGTACAGCAGTCAGTGCAGCCTGGTGAGCAGAAAAAGGAAGGTGACGATAAACAGCCTCAAGTTTCCTTGGCCAAGCTAGGCGGTGAACTTCACGGACCAGAAGATGTTATGTATATCTCACGCGATCAAGTGCTGTTCTGGGAAAACCTAAAAGACGACGGTAAGGTTGTAACAGCGATTAAAGAGAACCAGTCGGGTAAAAAGTAAAATAAAAGTTTATTAAAAAGTCCCCTTTCGGGGGGATTTTTTAATTCCACCCTTCTTCCCCAAGGAAGAGATTATTTAAGTTTTACCCTGCCGGCAGGCAGGCTTGAGTGTCGGTTTGGGGATTGGGAAAGGAAGATTACTAGCCACCAGATAAGCCACAGCACGGCCGTAACTATGGCAAAGTTAACTGCGATATTATCTGACACCCACGCACCTAGCAGAATATCTAGCAGGAAAATTACGATGCCTTGCAGCGTATAAGCCAGCAGAGAGTTGCGCCCCAGCACAGTGAGGAAGCCTCCTGCCAGCCGGCTAATAGCTGCCTGGTATTTGCTAAATAAACCGTAGAGCAGGCTAAACCATAATAGGGCTACTATAATCCTAGCCGGCTCCATCGTCTGCCGCACAAAATAAGATTCTAGATTATCCCTATACCACTGCTCTGCCCCGTGAAAATGGATGAAGAATACGCCCAGAGCCACCGTTATAGCCATGAAGCTGCCTAAGAACATCCAGGCATTCCGCTTTAGGCGTGGGGCAAGAGAGCGCCACTTGGCTTCTAATCGCGGCAAGTGGTAGCCGGCTATGATTCCGATTACAAAAAGCAGCTGCCAGGCGAGGCCGAAATGATCTCCGCGCAGCAGCCAGACAGATGCCGACGCGACCAGTACCAATTGCCACAAGCGCTTGTGCAAGGCCCACAGAATTAGCGGCGAAACAAATAAAAAGGCCGCGTAGTAAATTAAAAAGTCGGTCCAGCCATAAACATACTGACCGGTAATGGCATTAAGGATCAGTGAAGGCCAATCGTCATTTAAATTCGCGCCGCCTTTAATATTGCTGCCAAAACCCAAATGTTTGGCAAGTGCCGTAAACCCGAGAGTTAGCGCTACCGCCAGTACATACAGCTTCCCGGCCCGGCGCCAGAGTTTACTCGTGGCATAACGGGCACCATAATGAACCCAATCCCTCCCCCGGACCAAGCCGACCATCATACCCGAAATTATAAAGAAGCCTTCAGCTGCAGAAGCCCATAGAACACCCTTGCCAGTTATCACCTCATAACCGGCCGGTGCTCGGCGCAGATGATCGACTATTATCACGAATATAAAAAACCCGCGTAAAAGGTCTATTGCGGGGCGGCGAATTAGTTTAGAAGTCTTCAAGCCCTAGCCCGATAAATTCCTATGGCTAAAACCACGACAGCAGCTAGGATGCTAAGGCCGGCCAAATCCGGCGTCCAGATTGGCGAAGTAAGTACCTTAGTGTAAGCGGCCTGGTCGGGCATCACTGCCGGTTGGGGGTTAGCGCCAGGACGCGCCCGAGAATTAATATAGTCACTCACGCATTTTGCCTGGGCAATCGAATCTTTATGAACCGCACATGCCCGCTGCGCCTCGCCATACAGTTGGCTACTGGAGCTGGGCTGGGCGGTAGCCTTTGCTGCCTCCACTGCACGATTGTAGCTGTCTTTTAGAAAAATCTGGGTACCGGAAAGCATATGCGCATTGGTGTAGAGCTGTAGTGCTACGAGATCGGCGCCTACATCCTGGCCGGCAGCGTCTTTTGCAACTATTTTCGCGGCCTGCTGGTTTACATAGCTTTTGCCGGCTGCAATCTGGATAATTCCGAATGCCATAGCCAGGGCGGCAATAATTAAAATATTACGCTTAGAGATTTTCATACCTTAGCTATTTTAAAAGAAGGCTCACACATTACAACCGCCCTATAGAAAAGCAAAAGGTGCGAGGGTTGCCACCACAAATAGCAGAACCATAATAATAATTGCTATTTTTTGTGCTTTATCGCTCATATTCCTGCCATCTTAGTAACTGTAAAAATAAATACCGCGCCGACCATGGTCATGGCCAAAGTAAGGCGCGAAGGATGCTTGGTGCTAGCCTCAGGCAGCACATCGCTGGCACCTATATAGAGCAAGAAGCCGGCCGAAATGCCCAGATAAGCTAGAAGTACCGGCTCGGGCAGTGTAAAGAGTAAAGTAGAGGCAGCACCCAGCGGAGCGGCTAAGGCCACCACTAGAAGCAACTGTAGCGATTTTCGGGGAGAGTTCTTATGTGCTAGCATCAGCCCGACAGTATTTAAGCCATCCGAAAAATTATGCGCCACCACCGCTAGCGCTACAGCTAGTCCAATAGCCGCATTCACCTGAAAAGCCAGACCAATCGCCACTCCGTCTAGAAAGGTATGACTGGCAATTGCGGCGGCTGAAAGCTGGCCGACAGCCGGGTGACCCAAACGCACATTGCGCTCTTCCTCATGGACATGTGTATGAATGTGAGTCATCTTCTCTAATATGTGAAAAGCCAGAAACCCGCCCATCATGCCTATCATAGGAATAGTTGGATCATAACCACCGGCATGTACGATTTCAAAGATTTCAGGCAGCAGATCAAAGATGACTACTCCCATTAAAATCCCGGCCGTTAGGCCTAATACGTGATGCAAGTGGCGCCGGTATTTAAGCGCGAATAAGCCCCCGGCCATAGCGGCCAAGAACCCGACAATAGCAAACCAGACTGCAATCAAACTTGTATTCCCATATTTATCACCTGTTCCACTTTATAGATAACTATATTCTAAATCAAACGATTTTGAACCTGAGCCAACATAAGCAGTATAATACTGCTATGGGTGTAATTGACGAACAGGCTGCTAACCGGCTAAATGCCAGGCGCGGCTTAAGCAGAAGATTCTTTTTAACGGTAGTATTGCCGCCAGTTATTCCTTTTATTGTACTTGGATATCTCGGTTACGGGCAGCTCTCTGGCTTAATTAGAGCCTCACTTATAGATCAGCTAGCCAAATCGGCTCAAACCACGGCTGCCAAAGTAGACCGCGAAATCTCCATTCGCCAGACGGTTTTAACCAAAACGGCCGAAGAAGTATTCGAGATAAAAAACGAATTTGACAGTAGAAGAAGCAAGCTGGCCACCCAGCGCGACAGCTGTACCCGCAATGTGAGTGTGAATATTAGTTTTATCGGCCAAGCCGATTGTGACCCCTTTCTGGCTGAGTTTGCCAGGTTAACAGTAAGAAGCAGCTCGCCCAGCTCAGTGTTGGCTGACTACCGGCAGGCTATCAGCCAGGGCTACCAAAAGCAGGTTGCTGGGCTCACTAGTGATGAGAAGGCTAAAATCAGCGACCGGCTGCGGTCATACACAGTTTTCTTCCCGGAAACCACTGAAATTGTTATTAAAGCTGGGGGCAACACAGTGGCCGAAACGGCCAGTATCAGCCAGCGCTACAAATCATCTGGCTCCGGTGTGTTACCGCTTCAGACGGCTGGGGATAAACGGCTGGTAGGTCTTGGCGGTAATGTATCTGCTAAAGGCTACAGCGGCAGCGTGCTGGCGGCTTATGACGCCGACCACAGCGGTTTTTTAAAGCCCTCTTGGCAATCAGCCCCCCGGCCGTATAAAGAAGATGCCGTATATATTGCCGAATCAAGCGGTAGTGTGGTTTACCCCAAGCTAGCTGATAGCAAAAATAGATCAAAAATCTTGGCAAGCGCCGCCAAACAAAGCAAGGCTGCAAGCCCCGAGTATTCATTTAATGAGGGTGGAAAGCCAATGATTGCCCGGTCTGCTAGGATCAACGACAGCCCTTGGCTGGTCATGGCAGCTTCCCCAACCCAGCTAGTATTGGGTGAGCTGAATACTGCGCAAAATCTGGCTTTGGGGGCTATTGTCATCTCGCTATTGGTCTCACTGTTTGTCGGATTAGTCTTTGTAGCCTCTGCCACAGAAGCAATTAAAAAACTATTAGCCGGCGCGTTGCTATTTGCCAGCGGTAAGCTGGACCACAAAATCACCCTTAAGACTAAGGATGAGCTGCAGGCCTTGGCCGAAACTATGAATGATATGGCGGCCCAGATTCTGGCTGGCCAGAAAGCGCTAGACGAAAAAAACAAAGAGTTTATTAGTGTTGCCACTCATGAGCTCAAAGCCCCCATGACGTCCATTATCGGCAACTTATCGATGGTATTAGAGGATGGGATGGGCAAGGTCGATAGGCAAGCCCGGGAGCTAATAGGCCAGGCCTTTCTGGGAACTACCCGACTACGGGAGCTAGTAACCGATATGCTAGACATTGCCCGGTTGGAAGGCGGCAAGATCCAGTTTGAGATTAAACCGACAGATATCGGCAAACTCACAAATGAAATAATTAGTATGCAGTCCGTACCGGCTAAGGGCAGAAAGGTCAGCTTCGCCTACCAGCCAGGCAAACCACCCCAAAAAGTACTTGCCGACGAAGCCAAACTGCAGATTATTTTGACGAATTTTATTTCTAACGCCATTAAATACAACCGCACTGGCGGCCAGGTGATTATAAGGCATTCCGTACAAAACGGACATCTAACCACCTCGGTAGCCGACACCGGTCTAGGTATACCCAAGGAGCAGCAGGCCAAGATGTTCCAAAAGTTCTTTAGAGTGCAATCGCGCAATCGCAGTAATATTCCTGGTACCGGACTTGGTCTGTATATCACTAAGCAGTTTATCGAAGCAATGGGTGGTGCAGTCTGGTTTGAGTCGCAAGAAGGCAAAGGTACAGCCTTTTACTTCAGACTGCCGCTGGCTGAATAGTTCTTATTTAGGATTTTCGGCTAAAATTTTGATATTGTTTAAATCAGATTTGATGCGGTTGTAGGCCATATACTTAAAAATCGGCTCCGCCATATTAAATATTTTGACATTAGCCTCAATCTTACAGTTGCAGATTAAATTGGTGCAATTCTTTTTGGTCTCTGAAACCTGATAATTTACTGTGTAAGCCAATGGGCCGGCCTCACTTTTTACCTCAAATTCTTTGCCCGCAAGCAGTTTTGTTACCCTATTAGTCGATTTAATTTTTTTACCAAGTGGATAGCCGGTAGAATCATAGACCTGATTGACTTTTAATTCCCCGACAGCCGAAACGTGAGTAATAACGGTGCTCCATAGAGTATGGCAATCAGCATTCTGGAGATATTTAAACACCTCCTTTGGCTTGGAGCTGATCACGATCTTGGCTTGGATACTTACTGACATCTACTTAAAACTACCAACCCTGCAGTCTTTTTAAAAGGCTTTTCAATGTGTACCAAGCAGTTCTCTTGTCTTTAGTTCGGGGTCTTTAGCTCTCATCAATACTTCACCAATCAGCACTGCGTCAAAACCTGCAATATTCAACTCTGTTAGTTGTTGGGCGCACGAATATCCGCTTTCTGCGACCACCAAGGTACCCGGCGGCGCCATTGGTCTCAGTAGGTTGGCCGTTTGGATATCGACCTTGAAGGTTTTTAAGTTCCGGTTGTTAATACCAATAATCCTAGGGTTAATCTCCAGCGCGCGCTTTAGTTCGGCTTCGCTATGCACCTCTATAAGGCAATCCAGACCCAGCTCCCTAGCCTGCGCGTAAATCTCCCTGAGTTGCTTGGTGCTGAGTATGGCCGCTATCAGCAAGACTGCATCGGCGCCATATGCAGCGGCCTCATACAGCTGATACTGGCTAGTAATGAAGTCTTTGCGCAGAATCGGAATATCCACCGAATCTCTTACGTCTGCCAGATCTTGCAGCGATCCGCCGAAGCTCCCCTCTTCGGTTAAAACCGAAATGGCGGCCGCCCCAGCCCGTGTATACATCTTTGCGATTTCGGCGGCATTGCTTCCGCGACGAATATCACCCTTGCTGGGCGAGCGCCTTTTATGCTCAGCAATTAGGGACAGGCCCGGCTGCCCAAGAGCTTGGGTAAAGGATAGTTTAGCCCGACTGCGATTTTGTATCTTTCTTTCTAGCTCTCTTATGGGCAATTTTTTGCGCCGTACTTCGGCTTGGCGCGCTGAAGCACTAGCTAGCTGCTTTAGCATTTTTCTTAAATTCGGAATAAGCGATCAGCACCGCTAGCACCTGAACTAGAGTCATAAGTGTGAATATACCGGTAAATCCATGGGTAGCGATTATCAGCCCCCCTATTGCCGAACCGGCCGCAATTGCCAA includes these proteins:
- a CDS encoding thioredoxin domain-containing protein: MSKRTVIFIFTAASLAIGGAYLWIGSSKDKNTQTTPAPTTQQPQTKKTESAPELIIGNPNAKVTILEYSDPQCPICLRFFETTEPQLKREYLDTGKAKLQLKVETHIGANSKLAGQAWYCAAEQNQFAAYHDETFRRQRSGINETSLKQIAGQIGLNQNTFDQCLESGKYAAQVEADNTEAQSRISGTPTFFIGTQKVVGAQPFSVFKTIIDSQL
- a CDS encoding GNAT family N-acetyltransferase, producing the protein MIRPAKVRDLTAVSKLAAQSIENDYGFYPPHVKQQLKARNSKRSLLTTIIRRQRLILVAEDNGRIVGYIIANPNNDSVALVYSIYVDGAARKKGIGRALLNEFEKQYVKPPVSKIMVWTEIAPDYYRRLGWSEEAGLKNHWWGQDWVIFVKPVNNKNSISSINKRIKETESVSGDAE
- a CDS encoding alpha/beta hydrolase, with product MDNQETFHLQEMKKSKARRKYSISLFVLVLLLVIIAVLRWGGQTSEDSGLPLFELKKPKPVGGEIVELKHTGTLNAAAINTEAAVVYGPTGVQTAKTAIEKYEVTYTSQDPRNGKEVNIKGRFYIPQQPYFGNAIVFGPGTTGPGAECAPTLERARGKNWSRYDNHLSFYAGQGYAVATTDYDNRLPGGIQAYFVGEFEGRIMLDTARAMQKLKDERIPGYIHPKGFVMAGYSQGGHAALWADQIRRDYAEEIDINAIAGFVPAADVGKLVKDAVSGATATWLPPYLLAAYRDYYELPTLPLDMLQEPHAQTLETDARSLCIDQVEIMAGRFGNKSTVDKVYQPEFLKAARGDTLELLVPEFERLMRKNLAGDYSSKTPVLTISGERDTVVLPNSQLQLTQRLCRNNSSRSVQLFVSPAATHYTAMAAGRNKVLEWLKQIESPLAPATDCSRYRQ
- the opgC gene encoding OpgC domain-containing protein, with product MKTSKLIRRPAIDLLRGFFIFVIIVDHLRRAPAGYEVITGKGVLWASAAEGFFIISGMMVGLVRGRDWVHYGARYATSKLWRRAGKLYVLAVALTLGFTALAKHLGFGSNIKGGANLNDDWPSLILNAITGQYVYGWTDFLIYYAAFLFVSPLILWALHKRLWQLVLVASASVWLLRGDHFGLAWQLLFVIGIIAGYHLPRLEAKWRSLAPRLKRNAWMFLGSFMAITVALGVFFIHFHGAEQWYRDNLESYFVRQTMEPARIIVALLWFSLLYGLFSKYQAAISRLAGGFLTVLGRNSLLAYTLQGIVIFLLDILLGAWVSDNIAVNFAIVTAVLWLIWWLVIFLSQSPNRHSSLPAGRVKLK
- a CDS encoding ZIP family metal transporter, whose product is MIAVWFAIVGFLAAMAGGLFALKYRRHLHHVLGLTAGILMGVVIFDLLPEIFEIVHAGGYDPTIPMIGMMGGFLAFHILEKMTHIHTHVHEEERNVRLGHPAVGQLSAAAIASHTFLDGVAIGLAFQVNAAIGLAVALAVVAHNFSDGLNTVGLMLAHKNSPRKSLQLLLVVALAAPLGAASTLLFTLPEPVLLAYLGISAGFLLYIGASDVLPEASTKHPSRLTLAMTMVGAVFIFTVTKMAGI
- a CDS encoding HAMP domain-containing sensor histidine kinase — its product is MGVIDEQAANRLNARRGLSRRFFLTVVLPPVIPFIVLGYLGYGQLSGLIRASLIDQLAKSAQTTAAKVDREISIRQTVLTKTAEEVFEIKNEFDSRRSKLATQRDSCTRNVSVNISFIGQADCDPFLAEFARLTVRSSSPSSVLADYRQAISQGYQKQVAGLTSDEKAKISDRLRSYTVFFPETTEIVIKAGGNTVAETASISQRYKSSGSGVLPLQTAGDKRLVGLGGNVSAKGYSGSVLAAYDADHSGFLKPSWQSAPRPYKEDAVYIAESSGSVVYPKLADSKNRSKILASAAKQSKAASPEYSFNEGGKPMIARSARINDSPWLVMAASPTQLVLGELNTAQNLALGAIVISLLVSLFVGLVFVASATEAIKKLLAGALLFASGKLDHKITLKTKDELQALAETMNDMAAQILAGQKALDEKNKEFISVATHELKAPMTSIIGNLSMVLEDGMGKVDRQARELIGQAFLGTTRLRELVTDMLDIARLEGGKIQFEIKPTDIGKLTNEIISMQSVPAKGRKVSFAYQPGKPPQKVLADEAKLQIILTNFISNAIKYNRTGGQVIIRHSVQNGHLTTSVADTGLGIPKEQQAKMFQKFFRVQSRNRSNIPGTGLGLYITKQFIEAMGGAVWFESQEGKGTAFYFRLPLAE
- the trpC gene encoding indole-3-glycerol phosphate synthase TrpC, whose product is MLKQLASASARQAEVRRKKLPIRELERKIQNRSRAKLSFTQALGQPGLSLIAEHKRRSPSKGDIRRGSNAAEIAKMYTRAGAAAISVLTEEGSFGGSLQDLADVRDSVDIPILRKDFITSQYQLYEAAAYGADAVLLIAAILSTKQLREIYAQARELGLDCLIEVHSEAELKRALEINPRIIGINNRNLKTFKVDIQTANLLRPMAPPGTLVVAESGYSCAQQLTELNIAGFDAVLIGEVLMRAKDPELKTRELLGTH